One stretch of Flavobacterium sp. 9 DNA includes these proteins:
- a CDS encoding DUF1810 domain-containing protein, whose protein sequence is MAYNNKELVRFLDAQNKLYLSALSEIKKGKKESPWMWFIFPQIKGLGSCDTSKFYEIKNADEAIAFLEHPILGKHLLEITSELIKTDEKTAADIFGNPDDEKLQSCMTLFASIQNSEPIFEEVLDKYFDGSSDFHTLQLLYSNF, encoded by the coding sequence ATGGCCTACAACAATAAAGAATTAGTACGTTTTTTAGACGCACAAAATAAATTATACCTATCGGCACTTTCCGAAATTAAAAAAGGAAAAAAAGAATCTCCTTGGATGTGGTTTATTTTTCCTCAGATAAAAGGGCTTGGTTCCTGCGATACCTCAAAATTTTACGAAATTAAAAATGCTGACGAAGCAATTGCGTTTTTAGAACATCCAATTCTGGGAAAACATCTATTGGAAATTACATCTGAATTAATCAAAACAGACGAAAAAACTGCTGCAGATATATTCGGAAATCCAGATGATGAAAAACTGCAATCGTGCATGACATTATTCGCCAGTATTCAAAATTCTGAACCAATATTTGAAGAAGTATTGGACAAATATTTTGATGGTTCTTCAGATTTTCATACGCTTCAATTATTGTATAGTAATTTCTAA
- a CDS encoding 4-hydroxy-tetrahydrodipicolinate reductase: protein MKIGLIGFGKTGKSVASILLENNKFCLEWVLRQSTVLEHRSVPEFFGVQSDEPGLIYSSSKTSVEELLDKHPVDVIIDFSSSEGIYTYGEIAANRKVKIISAISHYKDKELQLLKKLAHKTTVFWSPNITLGVNYLLFAAKFLKKIAPWVDIEVNEEHFKKKEGTSGTAVKIAEALDVDKDNINSVRAGGIVGKHEVIFGFPYQTVRLIHESISREAFGNGVVFVAENLENKKKGLYNFEDILTPYFAI, encoded by the coding sequence ATGAAAATAGGACTAATCGGATTCGGAAAAACTGGAAAATCAGTAGCATCAATACTACTCGAAAACAATAAATTTTGCCTGGAATGGGTTTTAAGACAAAGCACTGTTTTAGAACACAGATCAGTTCCGGAATTTTTTGGTGTTCAGTCAGACGAACCGGGATTAATTTACTCTAGTTCCAAAACTTCGGTAGAAGAATTGCTGGACAAACATCCGGTTGATGTAATTATCGATTTTTCGTCAAGCGAAGGAATCTATACTTATGGTGAAATTGCAGCAAATCGAAAGGTTAAAATTATCTCGGCAATTTCTCATTATAAAGATAAAGAACTTCAATTATTAAAGAAATTAGCGCATAAAACAACCGTTTTTTGGTCTCCAAATATTACTTTGGGAGTGAATTATTTACTTTTTGCAGCCAAGTTTCTAAAGAAAATTGCGCCTTGGGTTGATATTGAAGTCAATGAAGAACATTTTAAAAAGAAAGAAGGAACTTCAGGAACGGCGGTTAAAATTGCTGAAGCTTTAGATGTTGACAAAGACAATATAAACTCAGTTAGAGCTGGAGGAATCGTCGGAAAACACGAAGTTATATTTGGATTTCCGTATCAAACGGTTCGTCTTATTCACGAATCGATTTCAAGAGAAGCATTTGGTAACGGAGTTGTTTTTGTTGCAGAAAACTTAGAAAACAAGAAAAAAGGATTGTATAATTTTGAAGATATTTTGACGCCTTATTTTGCAATTTAA
- a CDS encoding succinate dehydrogenase/fumarate reductase iron-sulfur subunit yields MKLYLKIWRQLNTSSKGEMVDYEIDNVSEHMSFLEMLDLLNESLIQKKERVIEFDHDCREGICGQCGVMIDGRAHGPLKNTTTCQLHMRSFKNGDTIYIEPFRAKAFPVLRDLKINRSAFDSIIEAGGFIGASTGQAPEANSIPISYETAEASFDAAACIGCGACVATCKNASAALFVGAKITHLALLPQGKIEASKRVLTMVSQMDAEGFGNCSDTRACEIECPQGISILSIAKMNSEYAKALIFRK; encoded by the coding sequence ATGAAACTATATCTTAAAATATGGCGACAACTTAATACTTCTTCCAAAGGAGAAATGGTAGATTATGAAATTGATAATGTTTCTGAGCATATGTCTTTTCTCGAAATGCTCGATCTTTTGAATGAATCTCTTATTCAGAAAAAAGAACGCGTTATAGAATTTGATCACGATTGCAGAGAAGGGATTTGTGGTCAATGTGGCGTTATGATTGACGGACGAGCGCATGGACCATTAAAAAACACTACAACTTGTCAGCTTCATATGAGAAGTTTTAAAAATGGCGATACGATTTATATTGAACCTTTTCGAGCAAAAGCTTTTCCGGTTTTAAGGGATTTAAAAATCAATCGATCCGCTTTTGATTCTATAATTGAAGCAGGCGGTTTTATTGGCGCTTCAACGGGTCAGGCGCCCGAAGCAAATAGTATTCCGATATCTTATGAAACTGCTGAAGCTTCCTTTGATGCTGCCGCTTGTATAGGATGTGGAGCTTGTGTTGCAACTTGCAAAAACGCAAGTGCCGCATTATTTGTTGGAGCAAAAATCACGCATTTGGCTTTGCTTCCGCAAGGAAAAATTGAAGCTTCAAAAAGAGTTTTAACGATGGTAAGTCAAATGGATGCAGAAGGTTTTGGAAATTGCTCAGACACAAGAGCTTGCGAAATAGAATGTCCGCAAGGTATTTCCATTCTTTCCATTGCAAAAATGAATTCAGAATATGCTAAAGCTTTAATTTTTAGAAAATAA
- a CDS encoding fumarate reductase/succinate dehydrogenase flavoprotein subunit: MIDSKIPEGPLAEKWNNYKAKAKLVNPANRKKLNIIVVGTGLAGASCAASLAEQGYNIKSFCFQDSPRRAHSVAAQGGVNAAKNYKNDGDSTYRMFYDTIKGGDFRSREANVYRLAECSAHLIDHAVAQGVPFAREYAGYLNNRSFGGVQVSRTFYARGQTGQQLLLGAYQALLRQVSLGKVAMHTRHEMLELVVIDGKAKGIIARNLETGELERHVADAVVLASGGYGKVYYLSTLAMGCNSSAIWRAHKKGAYMAGVSWIQFHPTSLPQHGENQSKLTLMSESLRNDGRIWVPKTAKDDRDPNTIPEEERDYYLERKYPSFGNLAPRDISSRAAKEQIDAGHGVGPMKNAIYLDFSDAIKTQGKDKIEAKYSNLFAMYEKITGINAYKEPMLISPSAHFTMGGLWVDYELMSTIPGLFALGEANFADHGANRLGANSLLQACVDGYFIAPYTIPNYLAGELNAPKSDINHPAFDEAETSVRAQLDKFLNSKGTLSTDYFHKKIGRLLYEKCGLSRSKEKLEDALNEIKLLKDSFEKDLLITGDDTVNSELEKAGRIADYIELAELMCHDALQREESCGAHFREEYQTPDGEAVRNDKDFCYVSAWEWKGKQQLPELHKEPLVFESVQLAVRSYK; the protein is encoded by the coding sequence ATGATCGACTCAAAAATACCAGAAGGTCCTCTAGCTGAAAAATGGAATAATTATAAAGCAAAAGCTAAGCTTGTAAACCCCGCAAATAGAAAAAAACTAAACATTATAGTCGTAGGAACTGGTCTTGCAGGAGCTTCATGCGCTGCATCATTGGCTGAACAAGGTTACAATATCAAATCATTTTGTTTTCAGGATTCTCCAAGAAGAGCACATTCTGTGGCTGCTCAAGGCGGAGTTAATGCTGCAAAAAATTACAAAAACGACGGAGACAGTACTTACAGAATGTTTTACGACACTATAAAAGGTGGCGATTTTAGATCACGTGAAGCAAATGTTTACCGTCTGGCGGAATGTTCTGCACATTTAATTGATCATGCCGTTGCACAAGGCGTTCCTTTTGCCAGAGAATATGCCGGATATCTTAATAATCGTTCTTTTGGAGGTGTTCAGGTTTCGAGAACTTTTTATGCTCGCGGACAAACGGGACAACAGCTTTTACTGGGAGCTTATCAGGCTTTATTACGTCAGGTTTCATTAGGAAAAGTAGCGATGCATACGCGACATGAAATGCTGGAATTGGTCGTTATTGACGGAAAAGCCAAAGGTATTATTGCACGAAATCTTGAAACCGGAGAACTCGAGCGTCACGTTGCTGATGCTGTCGTTTTAGCTTCCGGAGGTTATGGCAAAGTATATTATCTGTCAACATTGGCAATGGGTTGTAATAGTTCGGCAATTTGGCGGGCACACAAAAAAGGCGCTTATATGGCTGGAGTAAGCTGGATTCAGTTTCATCCTACTTCACTTCCGCAACATGGAGAAAATCAGTCTAAATTGACTTTAATGTCGGAATCTTTGCGTAATGACGGCCGAATCTGGGTTCCGAAAACTGCCAAAGACGACCGAGATCCAAATACAATTCCCGAAGAAGAACGCGACTATTATCTGGAACGCAAATATCCTTCTTTTGGAAATCTTGCTCCACGCGATATTTCCTCAAGAGCTGCAAAAGAACAAATTGATGCCGGACATGGCGTTGGACCAATGAAAAATGCTATTTATCTGGATTTCTCCGATGCTATAAAAACGCAGGGAAAAGATAAAATCGAAGCCAAATACAGCAATCTTTTTGCGATGTACGAGAAAATTACCGGAATCAATGCCTACAAAGAACCAATGCTAATTTCGCCTTCAGCGCATTTTACAATGGGCGGACTTTGGGTTGACTATGAATTAATGAGTACAATTCCAGGATTATTTGCTCTTGGAGAAGCTAATTTTGCCGATCATGGCGCGAATAGACTTGGCGCAAATTCATTGCTTCAAGCTTGTGTAGACGGTTATTTTATTGCGCCTTACACAATTCCGAATTATTTGGCAGGAGAATTAAATGCTCCAAAATCTGATATAAATCATCCTGCTTTTGACGAAGCCGAAACTTCAGTAAGAGCACAATTAGATAAATTTTTGAATAGTAAAGGAACACTTTCGACAGATTATTTCCATAAAAAAATTGGAAGATTACTCTATGAAAAATGTGGTCTTTCGAGAAGTAAAGAAAAACTGGAAGATGCCTTAAACGAAATCAAATTACTAAAAGATTCTTTTGAAAAAGACCTTTTAATTACTGGAGATGATACAGTTAACAGTGAACTTGAAAAAGCCGGACGCATTGCAGATTATATAGAACTCGCCGAATTAATGTGTCACGATGCTCTGCAAAGAGAAGAATCCTGTGGCGCGCACTTTCGAGAAGAATATCAAACTCCTGATGGCGAAGCGGTTCGAAATGATAAGGATTTCTGTTACGTTTCGGCTTGGGAATGGAAAGGAAAACAACAATTACCGGAATTACACAAAGAACCTTTAGTATTCGAATCCGTTCAACTTGCTGTGAGAAGTTACAAATAA
- a CDS encoding PQQ-dependent sugar dehydrogenase, with translation MKKNLLAYFLKRRMLTPLLCTFFLLLSLHGTCQYITQNLAPTAVIKEGLSLEQSSDGRIFIAERGGIVKVFQNNAVSTVFTVQTVTDNEQGLLGLTLHPDFATNGYIYVFYSINDGVIRHRIERIKIDNANQVVSRQEILLLEPIGGGFHNGGDLKFFNGFLYVTVGDSQQNTNSQDLDTYKGKILRLTEDGQPAPGNPFYGSGSVQRQSIWVYGFRNPWRLVANKTSNKLFVLDVGTSWEEINEISNPTIRNYAWGHPQGGDGKQTETNLFTNPIFTYATGSIGNALTNGLLYNPTTSRYPDLQGKFIIKDFVRNAIRWFDPNVADPVSTEFYSAPQQQALGMMLGNDGYIYYCAYGNNGSLIKLDYIATAAPTIVNHPVSQTIMQTTPVTFTVSASGVGLSYQWQFNNVNIPGANAATYTIANVTNANAGDYHVIVSNTAGNATSDPATLTVTPFSNAPTVTIVSPLPTLKWNADDLIHFEATATDIEDGTLPASAFSWNIDLFHEDIPGSGHSHPGASPQGAKSGDFTASNQGEKTPNVWYRFTVKVTDSNGLTASTFVDIKPNLVDVTVTSSPALLALEFNQKPVTAPLTKQVVANAALQTLNAPTPQYINNIRYDFDHWDHGGAANQTFKAPATGTATYTAVYTATTLLNAPYLGTVAQIPGTIEAENYDVGPSAFLDINGGGDTAYRAGDGVGTEACNEGGFNLAYVGKNEWLKYTSKVNTTGTYNILLRIASPYANRKLHLEVDGVNVTGTVNIPNTTGFQAWQTVTIPNIALTQGTRVITLFFEEGDINVNKMEFVLTGSTTAPVADFEVNTQMGCLNTAVTFTSVSLGTVDNYLWNFGESATPATATGIGPHSVIYSTEGTKTVSLTVSNTAGDNKKEVAYMVHNCNLGIENPNGESNKIIVFPNPSTGIFHLSKELEWTVYSASGTKIKQGSGSVISISEHPTGIYFVKTNAASKAISIGKQ, from the coding sequence ATGAAAAAAAATCTACTTGCTTATTTTCTAAAAAGGCGAATGTTAACGCCTTTATTGTGCACTTTCTTTTTATTGCTTTCCCTGCACGGAACTTGTCAATATATCACACAAAACCTTGCTCCTACAGCGGTTATTAAAGAAGGACTTTCGCTGGAACAATCTTCTGATGGACGAATTTTTATTGCTGAAAGAGGCGGAATTGTCAAAGTATTTCAAAATAATGCCGTTTCAACCGTCTTTACCGTTCAAACCGTAACAGATAATGAACAAGGTTTACTTGGCTTAACTTTGCATCCTGATTTTGCTACAAACGGTTATATTTATGTGTTTTACTCTATAAATGATGGCGTAATCAGACATCGAATAGAGAGAATAAAAATCGACAATGCCAATCAGGTTGTAAGCCGACAGGAAATTTTATTATTAGAGCCTATTGGTGGCGGTTTTCATAATGGCGGCGATCTGAAATTCTTTAATGGATTTCTTTACGTAACCGTTGGAGATAGTCAGCAAAACACAAATTCTCAGGATCTTGACACTTACAAAGGTAAAATACTTCGACTAACCGAAGACGGACAACCTGCGCCAGGAAATCCCTTCTATGGAAGTGGTTCTGTACAAAGACAAAGTATCTGGGTTTATGGTTTCAGAAATCCGTGGAGACTTGTAGCCAATAAAACGTCCAATAAATTATTTGTTTTGGATGTTGGAACTTCTTGGGAAGAAATCAACGAAATTAGCAATCCCACAATTCGCAACTACGCTTGGGGACATCCTCAAGGCGGTGACGGAAAACAAACTGAAACCAATTTATTTACCAATCCGATTTTTACATACGCAACCGGAAGTATTGGAAATGCTTTAACAAACGGCTTACTTTATAACCCGACAACTTCTCGTTATCCTGATCTTCAGGGGAAATTTATTATCAAAGATTTTGTTCGAAATGCAATTCGTTGGTTTGATCCAAACGTTGCTGATCCTGTTTCTACCGAATTCTATTCGGCGCCACAACAGCAAGCACTCGGAATGATGTTGGGCAACGACGGGTACATTTATTATTGTGCTTACGGAAATAACGGTTCACTAATTAAGCTGGATTATATTGCAACTGCCGCTCCAACTATCGTAAATCATCCCGTTTCGCAAACCATTATGCAAACAACTCCCGTAACTTTTACAGTTTCTGCAAGTGGCGTTGGACTTTCGTATCAATGGCAATTTAACAATGTAAATATTCCCGGAGCAAACGCCGCAACATATACTATTGCAAATGTAACCAATGCAAATGCAGGCGATTATCATGTTATAGTTTCTAATACTGCTGGCAATGCAACTAGTGATCCCGCGACTTTAACGGTGACACCTTTTAGCAATGCGCCAACAGTTACGATCGTTTCACCTTTGCCAACTTTAAAATGGAATGCTGATGATCTTATACACTTTGAAGCAACAGCAACAGATATAGAAGACGGAACATTACCTGCAAGCGCTTTTTCATGGAATATTGATCTTTTTCACGAAGACATTCCAGGTTCAGGTCATTCGCATCCCGGAGCAAGTCCGCAAGGTGCAAAATCAGGTGATTTTACAGCATCAAATCAAGGTGAAAAAACGCCAAATGTATGGTATCGATTTACAGTAAAAGTTACCGATAGCAATGGTTTAACAGCTTCAACTTTTGTTGATATTAAACCTAATTTAGTCGATGTGACGGTTACAAGTTCGCCGGCTTTATTAGCTCTCGAATTCAATCAGAAACCTGTTACAGCGCCGTTAACAAAACAAGTTGTGGCAAATGCAGCATTGCAAACTTTAAACGCTCCTACTCCACAATACATCAATAATATCAGATATGATTTTGACCATTGGGATCATGGCGGAGCTGCCAATCAAACCTTCAAAGCTCCGGCAACAGGAACTGCAACTTATACCGCTGTTTATACTGCAACAACACTTCTTAATGCACCATATTTAGGAACCGTAGCGCAAATTCCGGGTACAATTGAAGCCGAAAATTACGATGTTGGTCCAAGCGCTTTTCTTGACATTAATGGCGGTGGCGATACTGCTTACAGAGCTGGAGATGGCGTAGGAACTGAAGCTTGCAATGAAGGCGGATTTAACCTTGCTTATGTTGGCAAAAATGAATGGCTTAAATACACTTCAAAAGTAAATACCACCGGAACTTACAATATCCTTTTAAGAATTGCATCGCCTTATGCAAATCGAAAATTACATCTTGAAGTTGACGGAGTAAATGTTACAGGAACTGTAAATATTCCAAATACTACAGGATTTCAGGCGTGGCAAACCGTTACAATTCCTAATATTGCTTTAACGCAAGGAACACGTGTTATTACTTTATTTTTTGAAGAAGGAGATATCAACGTCAATAAAATGGAATTTGTCCTAACCGGAAGTACAACCGCTCCAGTTGCAGATTTTGAGGTAAATACTCAAATGGGATGTCTGAATACGGCAGTTACTTTCACGTCTGTTTCACTTGGAACTGTTGATAATTATCTGTGGAATTTTGGCGAAAGCGCAACACCGGCAACCGCAACAGGAATTGGCCCTCACAGCGTAATTTATTCAACCGAAGGAACAAAAACAGTTTCCTTAACCGTTAGTAATACTGCTGGAGACAATAAAAAAGAAGTTGCATATATGGTACACAATTGCAATCTTGGTATTGAAAACCCAAATGGAGAATCGAATAAAATCATCGTTTTTCCAAATCCATCAACGGGAATATTTCATTTGTCAAAAGAGTTGGAATGGACCGTTTATTCGGCTTCAGGAACTAAAATAAAACAAGGAAGCGGAAGTGTAATTTCGATTTCAGAACATCCAACAGGAATCTATTTTGTAAAAACAAATGCTGCCAGTAAAGCAATTTCGATAGGCAAACAATAA
- a CDS encoding helix-turn-helix domain-containing protein, translated as MKTKSELTEEMPCGHQPEECLAALLPVRDALEVLSGRWKLPILIALSNRPKRFKEISKDINGITDKMLSKELKDLEINKLVTRTVYDTFPPTVEYARTEHSHTLYNVIGALNEWGTLHRKEIIGH; from the coding sequence ATGAAAACAAAGAGTGAATTAACAGAAGAAATGCCTTGTGGACATCAACCGGAAGAATGTCTCGCAGCATTATTACCGGTAAGAGATGCTTTGGAAGTTTTAAGCGGAAGATGGAAATTGCCAATTTTAATTGCATTGTCAAACCGACCGAAACGATTTAAGGAGATTTCGAAAGATATAAACGGAATCACAGATAAAATGCTTTCGAAAGAACTTAAAGATCTGGAGATAAACAAACTGGTTACCAGAACTGTCTATGATACTTTTCCGCCAACTGTAGAATACGCAAGAACAGAACACAGCCACACATTATATAATGTCATTGGCGCATTAAACGAATGGGGAACTTTGCACAGAAAAGAAATCATTGGACATTAG
- a CDS encoding FMN-dependent NADH-azoreductase gives MSKKILNIVTSIKGDASFSNKLSNAILDKLKAEYSEIEVQTLDLSKTPLPYLSELDINAFYTPADQHTEAQKETLKYSDAATKDVLEADVIVIGVPLYNFGIPAVLKGWIDQVARAGKTFSYDENGPKGLLTNKKVFLAIASGAIFSEGPYKSYDFSEPYLRAVLGFLGITDVTVFRVEGTAIPDFAENALPKALSAVEEFAF, from the coding sequence ATGAGTAAAAAGATTCTGAATATAGTAACAAGCATCAAAGGAGATGCTTCATTTAGCAACAAATTATCGAATGCTATTCTTGATAAACTGAAAGCGGAATACAGCGAAATCGAGGTTCAAACGCTTGATCTTTCTAAAACGCCTTTGCCTTATTTGAGCGAATTGGATATTAATGCTTTTTATACTCCGGCAGATCAACATACAGAAGCTCAGAAAGAGACGCTGAAATATTCGGATGCAGCAACAAAAGATGTTTTAGAAGCTGATGTTATTGTTATTGGTGTGCCACTTTACAATTTTGGGATTCCGGCAGTTTTAAAAGGCTGGATCGATCAGGTTGCGAGAGCAGGAAAGACTTTTAGCTATGATGAGAATGGGCCAAAAGGATTATTGACGAATAAAAAAGTGTTTTTAGCGATTGCTTCGGGCGCTATTTTTTCTGAAGGACCTTATAAAAGTTATGATTTTTCTGAGCCGTATTTGCGCGCTGTATTAGGTTTCTTAGGTATAACCGATGTTACTGTTTTTCGCGTAGAAGGAACTGCTATTCCTGATTTTGCCGAAAATGCTTTACCTAAAGCGTTGTCTGCAGTTGAAGAATTTGCTTTTTAA
- a CDS encoding acetyl-CoA C-acetyltransferase, with protein MNNTSTVRKVAIVGYNRIPFARANTAYAEVGNTEMMTAALNGLITKYNLEGKLLGEVAGGAVIKHTYDNNLIRECVMKTALDPATPACDLQQACDTGIESAIYIANKIALGQIESGIAGGVDSISDMPIAVSEKLRKILLNARQAKSLGEKIKLFLKLRPKDLSPLVPKNEESQTGLSMGGHTEITAKHYQISREDQDNFALRSHLNMTKAYDEGFFDDMITPFNGLEKDNNLRRDSTIEKLAKLKPAFDKVNGTLTAGNSTPLTDGASCILLASEEWAKAQGLPILAYISFAEIAAIEYVKNQQNLLLAPLFAASRMLEKAGLTLQDFDYYEIHEAFAAQVLATLKIWESPELSAQIGLKKPLGAIDREKLNVKGSSLAAAHPFAATGGRIIGVMAKLLNEKGSGRGFVSICAAGGQGVTMIIEK; from the coding sequence ATGAATAATACCAGTACAGTTAGAAAAGTAGCCATAGTAGGTTACAATCGAATTCCGTTTGCAAGGGCAAATACCGCTTACGCCGAAGTTGGAAATACAGAAATGATGACCGCTGCCCTAAACGGACTTATTACCAAATATAATCTTGAAGGTAAATTGTTAGGCGAAGTTGCCGGAGGAGCTGTAATTAAACATACTTATGATAATAATCTGATCAGAGAATGTGTCATGAAAACAGCTCTTGATCCCGCAACTCCGGCTTGTGATTTGCAACAAGCTTGTGACACCGGAATAGAAAGTGCCATTTATATTGCGAATAAAATTGCTCTGGGGCAAATAGAATCCGGAATTGCAGGCGGCGTTGATTCGATTAGTGATATGCCAATTGCTGTAAGCGAAAAACTCAGAAAGATTTTATTGAATGCCAGACAAGCAAAATCATTAGGCGAAAAAATTAAGTTGTTTCTAAAACTTCGTCCAAAAGATTTGTCGCCATTAGTTCCTAAAAACGAAGAATCACAAACCGGACTTTCGATGGGTGGCCATACCGAAATTACGGCTAAACATTATCAAATCTCCCGTGAAGATCAGGATAACTTTGCGCTCAGAAGTCATTTGAATATGACAAAAGCGTACGACGAAGGCTTTTTTGATGATATGATAACTCCGTTTAATGGACTTGAAAAAGACAATAACCTTCGAAGAGACAGCACAATTGAAAAACTGGCAAAACTAAAACCCGCATTCGATAAAGTAAACGGAACTTTGACAGCAGGAAATTCTACTCCGCTTACAGATGGCGCGTCATGCATACTTTTGGCAAGCGAAGAATGGGCAAAAGCACAAGGACTTCCTATTCTGGCTTATATTTCTTTTGCCGAAATTGCAGCAATTGAGTACGTCAAAAATCAGCAAAACCTTTTATTAGCGCCATTATTTGCAGCAAGCAGAATGCTGGAAAAAGCAGGTTTGACTTTGCAGGATTTTGATTATTATGAAATTCACGAAGCTTTTGCAGCACAAGTTCTCGCAACTTTAAAAATCTGGGAAAGTCCGGAATTAAGCGCTCAAATAGGGCTTAAAAAACCTCTTGGCGCAATCGACAGAGAAAAACTAAACGTAAAAGGAAGTAGTCTTGCCGCCGCACATCCTTTTGCCGCAACAGGCGGAAGAATAATTGGCGTAATGGCTAAATTATTAAACGAAAAAGGTTCCGGAAGAGGATTTGTTTCAATTTGTGCCGCCGGAGGACAAGGTGTTACGATGATTATTGAGAAATAA